The genomic window AGCAATGGCTTACATCATTTGACCCTCAGCCTCTGGAGATGCATTTCCAAAGAAGGTGATTTTGGCTTATATGTGCTTTTCTTTCgatatttatgcaaatattttcttacagggaggaaaaaacactTGACAAAAAAACCTTACCCTAAATCACAGTTGGCAGAAATGTGTGCTTTTGTGCTTGAGTAAGATACTAGATACAGTGATAATAGTATTtaatagcatttaatttttttcattctgggaagggggggggggggggaacaaaaatGCTGTCTTACGGGGACTCCCCCTTATCTGGGACAAAAAGTCTTTAGAAAAAACCCGATGCACTAACCACGTATATCAAATTGCTGGTGTGGTTTGGTCATCTGGAAAGcagggcaatgccaagggcagatGAATCCCGAACACTCGCACTCAACTTGGGGTTTGCTTGTTGAATTTTATTACAGGAAATCCATGCATGCACATGCACGGATTATGAAGGTAATATGGCAGAGTCATGTAAATGGAAGTGGTATTGTATTCAGCCTCCTATTTTCCAGTGACTGTGTACTGGACAATATATGGCTTGAAGTTAGAATATGTTTAtgatttatctatttttttcaaaagccaAGATGATACATGAACTTTCCCCACAGGACAGTTTTCCTGTACGTGTCTAGATTCTTCATGAAGTAATTTTTGTGAAGTACTTTAtctccatttattttttaaatttttacaaaaattctTCAAAAAACTTAGTTCTGACTTCAAATGACTGTATAGATAAAAGCCTATTGTCATCTCTATTTTATAGATGAGGAAAACCAATCCGATAAAGAATAAAATCCCGATTCAAGGAAACACAAAAACTTGAGCacatattttaatgtttctgtgattttggCATAAACTATTCTGAAAAGTTTCTCTGGGACGCTGTCAGAGGCAAAAATAGAATATGTGTTTGAGTTGCAGACAGTACCTCAGCCACAGTATTCCTCGTTGCAGTGTGTGGAcataagaatttttctttttatacttgaTAAAAAATGGGATGGATGGCATAGTCATACAggagagagatttattttcatAGTTGGCCGTTTAATTCAGTGGTTTATATATTATGGTATTTAAGCTCATTTTGGTGTGGAGATCAGTGCAGTTCTAACCTTTTTCTTCAGCTTCGTAGATTTTCACAGAAGTGCTTAGTGTCTTTTCTTTGCTCGGGTGCCTTGGAAATAAATTTGGATAAATAAATATGCACATTTCTACTGTAGCTGTGAtgtgcatatgtatttatatataatggTATTGTCTGTCTTGCTCTGTATAACATTTAGGTGTCTGTACAACTAGGAGATTTATGAAGTGTGactcatttttccttctccacaCTGTTCCAGTGGAAGAGCTCAGACTGCGATGAGAAAAACTAGTACACGTTATTAAGAATTCTGATAAAGTAGGCtgaataaatttgttttctttgtgagcCTTAATCCTGTGTTGTATTGGCTTCTTGGACATGGCTAATTTATTTGGAATTCCATTCTGTTCCCGACAGCATTCCTGATTAGCAGTTTGATCACCCGGAGCAAAGTTACATACCAGCTTTCAACTCTTGTAATCTAGCAGTGTAATTTTTTCAAATGgactcttttctttccttcttcgcCCCAGCTCCCCTTCTTTTTGTGGGCAAAGagactttaaaaataagcagGATAACCTGTTAGTAGAATGAAAACTTGTTCAAAACACAGTATAGTTTGCTGAATGCCTGACTCGGGTCTGGCCACAAAGCCTCAGATGCACAGTTCAAACTGGAATATGGACGTTTCCCAAATTATAGACAGTCAAGTCAGCCTGGGTTTATTGTAAACCTACTGTTGTGTGGCTATCAAAAATGAGACTTAAGAAAGCAAATGATCGAGGAGACAAAGCCAAAGAAGAAAGCCTAAACTGTGCAATCccacaccattttttttcttaatattatgGTGATGGTCAGTCTGATAATCCATAATTattcacataattttaaataaactaaagtTTTTTTCTAGTTGCACATATATTTTATAAGGACCTTGTTGAATGTGATTGTATTTTTGATCATCTATCTTCAGTTTCCAAAACCCTGTTAATTTCCAAATAAACCtttataaaaaatacttcagataatgtaatttcatttttaaacagaaaaataaagttcagaGCTGTGTCAGTGCAGCATGTGAAATGTTTACCTTCCATCACTTATAAAGGATAGcggggtttttttcagtaattgCATTTTATGTGTGGTGTGATATCATCTTTGAGTTCTTTCCATGGTCTGTATTTTGCCAAAACACATTTCGCTTATGGTAAGTTTTAGAAACTTTAACTTTTATTTAGTAGTTACATTTGTCACATGCTGGACCTTGCATGGAAATTGCAGTTGCATCACTGTTTGCTTCCATCAGTGCTGGCCTAGGCTGTCAAAACAAATGATGAGTTGTAAACCCAAATTTAATTGTAAACCAGAGGCGGGTTTTGATCTGATCTCTTTTTGGTAGAGCACAGGATGAGCATCGTCCAAGTGAAACTAGAGCAAAAGTAGCATGTAGCTAGCCCCTTCCATAAGTGCTTAATCTGCTGAAGACATGTAGTTAGAGACGAGGGGGAGCTAGGGTTTCCATCCTGTGACATTTTTTAAGGTCTCAATCTGGTTTTGGACACAGTGAGAAGGCAGCAAGGTTTTTCAGTGACAAGAGACTTGGGAACAGCCCAAAGATAGGTGGCCGCAGCACTTGTCAAAAGACTCAAACTGTGGTTTTATGCATGAGCGCCTTGCCTGTATCATGTTTTGAAGAACctcatctttctttctgttttgttctgatcTTGAATTTTATGATATGAATAGCAGAAAAGATATGAAAAGCAGCTCTTGACAAATATTTTGTGAAAGCTGGAGCATGCTTTGACAGATTTGAAAAACTGTCATTTCTGTTGAAAcacttttgttaaaaataattataataaaattctCTACTAGATTGATGTGAATTCTGTGaattcagtgaggaaaaaaaaaaatccactgatgAAAGGAGCGCACTGAGAAAGGATGGTTTAGGTCTAGATCCGTTATGTCTCATTGAATTCAGTGATACTTCCTTGATTTCCCcaacaaaaatacagaagttttttCCAACCAAAATATTATGCTTGTAACTGAGTGTGAAGACTTAGAAACTCTTGTAGGGTCTCTGCCCACTAAAGAGGGAAATGGACATAATAATTGCTTGAAACAAGTTATTTTGAACTTTGTAACATATATTATAAACATTTATGCTaagcttttttcctttgagtgactaaatattttttgttttttgtttgttcaccATTAGGTGGACGTTTTGGATATTACTAATCTTTTAATTAATTGATATGATTAAATATCATGGCATATATGTGGTCTATTCTGCTACTTTTAGATCATGTTCTGATCACATTCATAGTAAGAAATTTCTGTAAATGAAGGGGAAGCAAGATGTCTGCTGCTGAGCATTGCAGCATACAGCAGCATATGGAGGTGGTAGCAGAGTGACAGCTCCGTAACTCTGAACGTCTCATCAAGTCTCTtctaaaatacagatttcttcaGGTAATCACTTTTAAGACTGATTTAtaagtttttgtttcatttcctccTAGTACTTTTCactcatttttattattgtttttcctATGATCTgtgttctttctttgcttttaaatctCACTTTTGACCGTGAGGCCTTTGAGAATGAGCTGGAGTTTTACAAACACTTCTGGTTTTATGGACACTGAAGTCATTCTTAAGAGAAGAAATATGTAATAAATGAAGTATCTTATTTCTGTCCTCGTTTTTCTTGATCATGGAAATGGGCATATCAAACTGTCTCTAGTGGGAGGAGTATGTTTGCTGGGGATTTTCCAGTAGAAAACCAGTGAGGCaggtgtttgctttcctttgaCTCAATGCAACATTGAATGATCTTGATATGTGCATATTATCACTAGTTATTTGAAGCAGGAATTGACTTTGAATGTCAGATTTTGTCCTCTAAAGCTATGAATACCTTGATCTGGCTTTTAAAGTggtattttgttttcagtgtgatgTAGAATGCTTGTTCAGGAGATTTCACATATGTGAACTGGAGCAAGGTGCCTTTTGGCTCTGATAACTATAGAAGGCACATGGTTCTGAGAGATAAGTGCTGGTCtcgagtttttctttttttcttaacaatgaACTGGGAACTTCTTGTTAGTCATGCCGACACCTGCaactctgctgttttcttttgtagATATCCTGACTTTTTTGAATGTGTGGTAAATACAGTAAGTCAAATATCCTATTTTTTAATTCtatattaatttatgttttgGGCTATATTTCAAACTAATGATAACAGTGcatttttaatgattatttttgtATTGTCTGCTTTGGTGCTTGTAAATtcacttgatattttaaaattttaggaaTGTAGTAATATTTTAGGAGAGAGTCTGCTTTGTAATTAGATGTGAAATCTGTTGCCTTACGTTTAAAGGTCAGCAAGAATGAATaatgcattccttttttttttctaaactactCTTCAGTGGGCACTGACAACTAATTATGTACtactttaaaatcaaaatatggAATTTGTCTTGGGAATAGTTTCAAATTAGAggattttaataaatatttatagcaGAAAAGAGTAATAATGTTGGTTATGTGATGAAAACAGATGTTAGTAATAAAATATCACTCATCAGAAATACTGTTCTATCATGCCATTGTTCTCTAGAGAGATGATtagttgaaaaatgtttttaacaaaataaactgAACAGAGAGGATGCTTTTATGTGTGATACAACATACATTCTTTGAAAAGGCAAATCATTAAAGAAGTTGCCAGGCATTAGGAACATCTGTTGTGTGAAAAAGTATACTTGGAAAAATCCAAATAATAGTTATCAATATATAGGCTTTACACAGTGCCTCACTCACTCTCAAAATACTTTACAAAGGAGGGCAGAACAGCTATCTGtattaaactgcattttctaaaaTCTTGCCACACTGTGTTTTCATCTGGCACGTAGATTCGCTTTGTTTAGGCTGTGCCATTAATTTTCTGTGGGAGGAAATCTGTCCTAAGAAGTGAAATCTAAGCAGGAAAGCACTATCCTTCCATCTTCAGCAACTGAAACTCAGAATTCCTTTGTGTGAATAACTGTAGTACCTGTGAGGAGTGCCAAGTTGACAGCCGGGGCATGTGGAGCCATAGAACTGCTATTGAACTGGCAGCCGTCGTGGGAGCGCACCCGGCTTTGTGTCAGCCtgtgcccagcagagcccagcgccAGGCACGAGGGTTCTGTGGTTTCTGCTCTGGCTTTGACACCTCTCGTGGAATGCTGGAGATGGCATAGCTGAGACCATTTGTGAGCCCGGGGAGGAGGCACCTGTTCACTTGGCACTGGAATGAACCACCGATTTGTTCCTCGTGTGCCCTTAAATAACCACAGGGCTTCTCGCCACCAACGGGTTGACCTGGAGCTGATGGCCAAGGCATAGGATGTGCTGTGTTATAGACAGTCCCATTAGTTAATACTGAATTTGGTAAAATCCTGCTGGTGGTTTTCAGCAATCCTGCTAGAGTATGGACAGCGGGATTACACCAGGGTAAAGGAAGATGGTTGTCACAAAAGATACACTTTCAGGTATGGCAATTGCATCCATCCGGAGGAGACGGATAcatgtttttctgaaaagaaggCAGATATCCTTACCTCAACCAATAAATGACTTTACAGCTACAAAATGAGCTAGTTGCCCAAGTGAGTATGTAATGTAGAGCCCCTGGCTGTGGGCTTACAGTGGTTGTGTTGTAGCAGATAGAGCCACTGAACAGTTTGCcaaactgtttttccttcttaaatCCCTTTCAGATGAGATGAAGATTTAGATGcaggtctcaaaaaaaaaaaaaaaaaaaaagtgaaagaaacagcTGTCACAAATGGCATACCTGATCTTTCTTTAGatcatatgtatatatatttgttcTCCTCATCCTGCTGCATTTTTTCAGCAAAATCTTTGCTAGCTGAAAGGAGTAGTCCCTTTAAACTCAGCATCTTTTGAAGTCTGCAGGTATAAAACGACACTCATTGTTCGGTGCACCTCCACAAAGATTCCTTCTTAATCCTGATTGTGTGTACTCATCCCTTGGTTGAGCCTCCCTGTGCAGAGGAATTTGAGTTGATTCACATTCCTTCATAAATGCACCTAGGGTAATACATCagactttcttcccttttaagCAATCTGATCAGCTCTGACACTTTTCAACTCCATCAAAAAATCCCTGTGGTAGTTAAGAGCACCCATTAGTGTGAACAAACTCCTGAAACCCCTTAAAGTATTTACTTTGCCATGCCATTTAACTGTTTACAGAGCCCAGAGCTTTGCTTCCGATACACAGTCAATAAAACAgaacagactatttttttttaattgtaatgtaAATGTATTTGTGTTGTCCTTGTAGAAGGCAATGTGTTGACTCTCATGAGGTTTACCCCAATCAGGACAAATTTGACCAGAAAATGGTACTGTAAGAGAATACTGACACTCAATATTTTGCTATGCCATTTGGTTTAATGCAGTTTTGAAAATCAGGGAAGCAATCCTGACACGGTGCTATTGCTTGGGCCTCGTCCAAGTCATTTCACTTACTGCTGATCCCTCACATTTTTGCCTTCACAACTCCACTTGTCCAGGTCCAGTTGCTGAAGTCCAGGCCCAGGCAAGGTATTACTTAAACATCTATAAAAGttccttgttttcttcttgaacTGGGTCCTAGAGTTTGTACTTTTTCTAATGGGTACTTGGCATCAACAAGGACATTAAGGTATTACTGTACCTATTccctgattttaaaagaaaaagaatgtaaaattCACAGAGCTTTATGTCTCTGAATAaggctttaatttctttttagatGGAAAGTGTGGTTTCTGAGGGAAGGAGCTTGCTAGTTGAGTAAATTCAAAAAGATCTTAGCAGTTCCAGTAATTACTTACTTCATCAATCCATCTATATTTAAAGTGAGCTAAATCCAGTTCTTTCCTATAATGTCTACTTCAAATAATGCTGCTTTACATTTAGAGAGCCAAATAAGGAAATAGAACATAATCTTACAGGAGTTTCTTTCCCTTTTAGTTCATATAGCTTGGAGACTTGCTGTAACAAGAGCCCTTCTTTCTATGAAACCTGTTTAACATATTCGACTAAACAAACTATCTCCTAAAGAAAGTAGGagcattttttgtgtgtgcctTGCAATCTAGCATTGGCTCTTGAGGACATTTCTGCATTTGACAATTTACTAAATGAGCGATGCATTTTGGACAGCTTCTGTgttctgatttgttttgttgtgctttttttctcccccctccctcccttcttccccttttaatttgtctaggaaaaaaaagctcCTCCACTGTTGTTTCCTGCAAAGACCATTCTTAAGAGCTCGTTGGACAGCGCAGGGCTCTTGAAGTGATAGCTAATTGGTGAAAGAAAGGCCCTGATTGTCTTGAGGGAGCTGGAAAGTGCTGCGTGTGCTGCTGAAAGGGACTAGGGAGAAGGTGCCTGGTTTcgctgagcagctgctgctggagatgttTGGAGATTACATCAGCATTGGAAaaaaggggcaaaaaaaaaaagaagtccaacTTCACAGAGACGGAGTTTATGgagttttttccccccttccaaAGGTCTTCTGACAATACTGTCATTGTCAATATAAGAGTTGTTAATTCTTTATGAATAGCACATGGGGCCTCTTGACTAAATAGTACGTTACATGTCCCAAATCTGTCAGCTGGACTCTTCTCTCACATGCTAGTGAGATCACTTTGATTGGAATGTTACAGGAATTGCTGGGCTGGCCATGCAGAACTGAATACTGCATTATATAATTAGATCTCCcagagtttgttttttgtttttggtttgttttttttttcacattacctCATTATTCTAGCTTAAATATGGAATCAGTCCTTTTGATGATTTTACTGGTTGTGATTATATTAATACGATTCATTTTGTGGTCCTGCCTTAGTGCTTATATAGATCTTAAACTGTCCCGAAGGTTTCCCGACACAAGAAAAGAGGACTGAGAGACTTCAAAAAGCTTGTTTGGCTTTGAAATGACAATGGGAAGAAGTGGATAAGGTAAATGGAGCTAAAGCAGATTTTTACCTTGGGAACTGATGAGAGAGAAATGACCTGTTGATACTGCAACCCAGTGAAGATTCTTCAGAAAGTCTCATgctgacagaggggaaaaaaagaacaactgaTTGAGTCAAATAACTTTCTATCAAACTTGGGCATGAATTTGTTGTTGGGAACAGACTTGTGGACTTTTGCCAATTAAATGATCTGGACAAGCTGGAAGGAATCCTATTGCTGGGCAGTCCAAGACGGCCAGTGGCCCAGTCTTGACGTGTGAAATGTGATGGCGTGCTGCCTGCTGGCCTGCCCGCTGGCCTGCCCGTTAGGATGTCAGCTGCACAGCCTGCCTGGAGGCACCAACCTGAAGATTACTGGCCGAGCGCGGTATCCACGCGCTATGCCATTGATTTGCAGGAGGGGATTTTTGCCTGATTGGGTGATTTATTATCAAGTTCCTTGTGGTTCTTCTGGGTCAGTCAGGTCTGAAACTGACTGAATGTTTTTGACTGACTATAACCTGCTGAATATTCATATTTCTTAGCAAGCAATATATCTGAGTACCAGAACGAGCTGGATACCACTGGAATAGTCTGTTCCATGAAGAACAGATCTGTGCTGCAGAGGTTTTCTGATGGGGTCTAgctgtgcttcagcagcaacGAAGGGTGGGGGGCATGTGACCACATGGTGTGCAGTGAGTTTTGACTCCAAGGCCCTGCAAGGTACCTTCATTTCTAGCCTTTAATGGGGAGCTTACTAGGACACTGAAGGATTTGACTGCTTGCCCGAGGCCATAGTGACTTTGGATCTTTTGGTTAACTCGTTTTGTAAAATGGAATAAGTTGTTCCAAGTGAACTGTCTGCTTTCAGATGGGTGTTATACTAAGTCAAACATCCAAAAATTTTACTGCACATACAACTTAATTTAAATCTGCTTTTAAGAACTGGATTTTTCTACAGTAAAAGTAGGGAGATTGTGTTGCCTTGCCCAAGAAACACAGTGTCCTTGGCCCTGtcactgttgtgggttttttttctaaataaaaaagtCCTTTTTGGGTTGATAATTTTCTATGTCACATAACAGTGAAAGTTGCAACTTCACAAACAGGTTTGTACACCTCTTGATAGCTCACATGCTGATATCAGAGTTCAGCCTAGGTAAAAACCTACAGCATTCCCATAAAGAATTTCTGGCCCATTTGTGACTCTTGCACTCCTACAGGATTGTCTCATTAGTAGCTGTTCATCAGCCCTTATCACTTTGTCTTTTGAAGCCTCCTAAAATTCAGACATGAGAGCTGGTATGTGTTTATGCTGTGGAACAGGGTAAATGTCAGGTCAATTGATTTCAGCCTCAGATTTTATTTATGGTGGATGACCAATCTACAAAACAGCTTGCAATGCCTGAAGATGCATGTCATTGATTTGAAATCTAGCCAGAtgacaataaattaaatgtaGATGTAACTAATCCTCTTGTCCATTTCTGCGGTTCTTAATTTTAATGATGATtctgccctttcttttttttttgtttgcttgtcaACACCAGCAGACCACAAAGGGAAAGTGAAATGTGGTCTATCTGAGGTCCAGACATATCTTTCATAATAAGTAACTGGAAAAATAGGTACAGTGATccatttttcttgtttcagttaATCATCATTATTCTTAGCCGTTGTATGCAAAACAAAGCTTGTAGATAAATTGATAGTGCCtttaataaaaaagtattttagtcttttatttcagttatattgACATTGTATTTGACTGTCATATTCATACTAGAtgtttaaaaatgtgcatttaatgAGAAACGATGCAGGTGAAGTTGTGGTTTAATACCTTTAACCCTTGGTAATATACAGAACTGACACTGGTATGGAATTCATAGCTTTGATTCCTTTTTACCTGCAGAGCAACATCTTAATTTTTCCATGTAAATCAGAGAGTGTGGTCTTGTTATGGACCATAGTCTTACACGGGCCAAATTTTCATTGCCCTCCGTGGCATGGTTAGTAGGGAATCAATCATTAGAACATTGTAATGCCTGAAATGTCATAACCGTTCCCCTTATTGACTGTGGGGGCAAAGAGGGGCCAGTGCTGGGTGAACTTACTGATTGGTGCACTTAGTGAATAGGAGGGATCTATCCTGTAGACAACCCGGTCCCAAAACTCATCACTGGCCAGATCTGGGGAACAGTCTGCCAGTGGACTTGTTCTGTTGGTATTTatctatttaaataatttgatttgGACCTTCGGTGAGTTACATGAATTTCACTCTGCTTATAAGAATGGTCTGGCCAATGTTTGGCATAATATCGCTTTACAGGTAAAACTGTCTGGAACCCTACAGAGTTTGTTAGAACATTGATGTTTTGAGCTCCGTTTAatagaagaaatatattttgagtGAAGAATTCATTGGGGTCTGGTTACCTACTAAACACTTTATGAATTCGAAGTAGTTTTAATAGCATCTTGATTGATTTCTGTGGACTTGTATTGTTTTTATCCATTGCTGCAGGACCTTTTCAACATGGGAGACCATCCTGTTTATGCTGTTGTTACAAAATTAG from Athene noctua chromosome 14, bAthNoc1.hap1.1, whole genome shotgun sequence includes these protein-coding regions:
- the SMIM38 gene encoding small integral membrane protein 38, which translates into the protein MESVLLMILLVVIILIRFILWSCLSAYIDLKLSRRFPDTRKED